The Brassica rapa cultivar Chiifu-401-42 chromosome A10, CAAS_Brap_v3.01, whole genome shotgun sequence genome segment agtaaaggagagggagagaaagagagtatgAGGGTTGCCTTTGTCAACGGGAAAGGCTGGCTAAGTGAGGTTTTaaaggaagaagaaagagaaggtgAGCTTTTcgaaatggtttttttttatctttttatatttttttgtaaaggaAGATAAGAAGATAAATGAAAATGGCATTTGAGatgaaaaagaattaaaaacagATTATTGTTTGTATTAATTGGCTTTCTCGCTACTTTTTATTACCGctcctttcttttctcttttgtttttctctttttttttcctttttacttttgctttatttttttcacGCCACGGGCTAAACATTTGTTCTAGAAAAATTTACCTTCTGAGGCACTTTTTGAGTTTGCTATTACATTTCAAGCCACTTTGCACTTGAGACATACATTATAGTGTATGAAAGACATTAATATCCTCCAACTAAAGACAAAACTATCTATCGTTCAATTGAGTTACTAAAACAACATGTGGGCcatctctttttttcttcccACTTTATCAattcgaaaattaaaataaacaaaaaaagaatccAGATTTTTTGTTATTGACTTCACAAAACGACCATCTATTTTTTTGCATCTACAATTAAATATACCTTGTCCACGAAACTTTGTCCATGGAACCTTGTCCATGAAACTTTATacacaaaatgtttttttttatcaaacttcTTGTACACAAAACAAACTTTATTCACCAAAATTGTAAGTTTAAGGAAAAgcagaaaatatataaattgaagaaaaaaaatgtttgatatGAACTCGTCCACATGAAAATAAGATGAAAGAAGTTCAATGTGGATGGATTCATTGTGTATGGAAGCATCGTGGATGAGAGCTTTGTGGACAACTATTACAGATGAAAGTATCGTGGATGGTTGTGTTGTTTATGGTTTTATCATAAATGATTTGTTTCTCTGGAACCTGAAATTAGATCGCTGTATACACAGACCATGTCCACACATGCGTTGTCAACACCTTCCCTTGTGGACAGTCACATTGCGCATGCATCTCCTCAACCATGCTCTATTGTGTATGATAGCAGTGCTCATCCACAACCTGTATGACAATATATCCCTATGTAATATATTAACAGAACGTATACTAGTTTAGTTTCTATATCCACAAACTTGAATTAGCATTCTTTTAATATGTGTACATGTTAACGTCCACATCCACACGTTACAATCATTGtgtatagattttaaaatattacaaaaaaacatatcaaaGTGGATATCAAATTATagagaataaaaaaacataatttatcatatcaataaattagttatatatacctttaattttaaaaatatacaaaacaaaacattaagatgtatactaaataataataataattaaaagtcaTTTTTGGAAACACAATTTCTCTCTCTTGAAAACAAATCGATTTCCTTCTCCTTTCATTAAGGGCATTATTGTCTGAAATTTAACTTCAACCAAGAAAAAGTGCCTCTAATGTGGAATGTGCCTTTGAATGTAAGGCAAATTCAGAATGTGACCTATAGTGTAATCAACTCTTTGTTCTATCTATTGTCTTCCTTTATTTATCGCTAAACCGCTTTTTAGTAAGATAACAATATTAACatctcaaacaaaaaaaaattgtatttgaaaaaaaaaaacaaatgaaacatATACAAAGAGCCTACAATATTATAGTATGGACAGCAAATATATTAAACCGAATTCATTTCATCTTCAAGAGTGAAAAAAGATGCCTCAATCATGTTCTGCATCAAGGTCCTTGGATGGTGAAAACCTAGATTGTGGCTCTAGATCAATGGAAAACCGAGGCCAAATCTAGACTTTCTATACAAAATTCTCTTTTGGATCCAACTCGTAGATATTCAAAAACAGGGTACTACTCAGCAGTGGAAAGGAAGCACTCCACCCTTAGTCAGAACTCAACTAACACACCCACGACTGGCTAAAAGAAGTACAGAATTTGTCTACTTCTCCGAAGCTATATTCATCTCATGCAAAAAACAGGCGGTAAAAAATACAATGGCACATTTGGGTAGAGTCGTATTGAAGAGAATAcataacaaatttttatttttaaatattgttgGAGTGTCTGACGGAATTGTCAATAGTTTTATCAAGTTTACGATTAATGTTGAAACATCCAAatataatcccttatatattaattaaaaaatattataatatttgaaaTGGTCACATATCATTACtataatgattcttagaatatTTAGAGAAATAAATTAATCcttctaaatatatattatatttttattaaattaactatcaaattgattaatagtatacaaaaaatattcttcattcttttttttttaaaatcaaagcTATGtaattacctttttttttgtaacacatgtaattacctaatataattaacatatatatgacaattaatgattttgaataattaagaTTTGATAATAAGTTTTTGTCTCCtccataatttatatttaatttttatattattaaaagaaattaaacactcaattaattatataattaaaatctatttttttcttaaatgttatattctgaatttttttaaacgactataaattactaaaattgttaaaaacaaTCTCACATTTAAGATTTGTGagcaatggtttaacttttttttttataacaaaatacaaatgatcataaaatcatatgaatatgaattctcatttaatagatattcatattaaaataaataaataaataaataaatatttatatcattaaattaaactatataccatataaaaattacataaatatgttaatttagaaatttgcattgaaaaatattgagaccttaatattttaatttcacaatttttgcattaaaatttaaaaaacgattataaattactaaaactattaaaaatctcacattgaaattttatgattaattttttaaacattttgttacaacaaatatacaaatttaaataaaatcatatgagtataaaaccttaattaataaaaaatcttagtaaaatataatgtatatctatgttattatcatttaaatttaattgtataatatataaacagaaaattattgttttgatttatttaccaataaaaattattgtaaataaacaagagtgattgttttgatttatgtgtttaCTTTAATTTAGTTATTCGATTctcaattattcaatatatttattatttgaaaatgtGTAAATGaagaaaagtaaataatatatgtaCAAGTCTATTTGTATACATAATGTTAATTCCGCTCAAGTCAcaaattttaacctagttaaTTATGTAACAATAACTCTGGAAACATAATAAATCCCCCCCtccccacacacacacactctctctcttcaAATAAAGATTGCAGTGTTGCTCTTGTTTCCGGTGGTGGTGTGGGCTGTGCTCTAGTCACTGAGTGGTAGTTGGGCTCTTAGTATGCCATCTCTTTTGCTGGTGCCGCTTCCGGAGGGTCAGTCACTACTCGGTTCACTCTCCTTATATGGGGTTGTGATTCAATGGGTGCAATGATCACGGTTGGTTGGGCTTTGATGCAGCATTTTTCAGGTCTACTATCCAAACGATCGTCGAGTGGAGGCTTTCTCTCATGCCGTCGGAGGTCGTTTCTGTCTGGTCTTGTGGGAGGTCCGTGCTTGGATTCTTGGTGTCGGTGTTTGTGTTAGGTTGGGTTGTCGGAAGCTGCAGGAGCCGTGCTTCTAGGTTTGAGCGCATCTATCTCTCGGTAGCTCGTGGCAACCGGCTCTTTTACTCCGACCTTTCTTGCTCCCTTTGGTCTTTGCTCGTCTCATTGCTTAGCTGGTTCTAGTCTAGCTTTTCATACTCCATGTTTCTTTGCTTTGTTGCATTCTTCTTGTTGTTTAGTTTATTTCAAACATTCCGCTATTAGTTTATCTTTGTAATCGCTGtcacaatttaaaattttggtataatatttaatattttaccaaaaaataataataataagaatgaCAAAAAGAAATGTTTACTCcacagaaaaagaagaagagttcAGGTATGTAACGTTCTGGCTATTGTGTTTAAAGATAAGCCTCGTGTTCTTTCCATGACAAAAGTATATTTACCCCATTTACATAGTTCAATTTTCCTTTTGTCTCTACTTTGAAAGAATAAGTTGTTTATTGTGTAGGTGTTTATATAATGTATATTCCAAAGGTTTTTAATCTCAAAAGCTTTGACTTGAAAGCTGCTTCTTTCGTGAATTCCAAAAATATGTTCGACCTTATTTCACTTTAAAGTTTAAAGAACAGCTTGCTttaaaagactttttttttgttaacactTTGTTTTCCAACTTTAATACAAGTGAGAATCAAAAACATTGGCTTTTAGTAATAAGCCAGGTTCTAAAACGCGGCCGCGTTGGACGTTCCTCGGCGATTAAACATGAAGCGGCTGTGTACCGTGGCGTTTTGTACAAATCGTTCAAAAAACTCGGAATTTTtccaaaacatcaaattttttcAGATTCACGTGTTCAAAATCACATATTAGACTGAAGATTTGTTAAAATTGCGTGAAAACATAAGCAAAGGAAATTACAGTGACTAAAAATGGTGGAAAAAAGGTTGGAGGCGAATGTTTAGTGTTACAGACAACAAAATTGAAGTAGAAGATGacgattttttttgtcatttcgCTGTCATTAAagaccaaaaagaaaaataataagagAAACAGTTTACCTGGTTCGTACCCACGACTTCaatgatttattattatcatttaaGCCACTACACCAAACGGAAACCCAACTTTTTtgatataaatacaaatatatatagtatacatttataaaaaaaattggagagGGCAATAAGTTATTGGTTAGCCTTAACTATGTTTAATGCTTTAGCATTCCCCAGCTTTGTTGGTTTCAATGCACCAACGAATGAACTAACGAACCAAAACAATTTAATTTCATTCGTTCCACTAGATTGCTTTTTGTTACTACAAGTCTACAACTAAACGCAATTTCTTTTatcaattgttttatatttggcTGAATGGCACTTAAGCTATACGATAGTTAATGATAAACAAAAAGAGCATAAGGATACAAGGATAGCATTGTGCTATACCGACAAAGTGCGTATACCTAAAACTAAAATGACTTATAGAATATAACACAAGATATGATTATACGTGAATAATTAAATCCACACAATTTTCATGGAATGTGTGTATGCATCAACACATATGATATCATTGTTTATTAGGTGTTGAACGAATTCTGATATAAGAAATTAAATGGTgataatgaaaacaaattaaattagcATAAAGAGGAAGTAGAAGATATAATCAGTATCTtaatatttttaccaaaaaataaagatattctCAATATGTTAATTGTAATCATTTAAAAGATTGTAACCttaagtttgtactaattaaaaagagaTTCTTCTTACGTGTCACTTAATTAAGATGTTAATTTTGCTTACGTGACAACTTAATagttaattgataaaaatgtgAGTCCAAATCCAATTACTAGGGAAcattatattaaacaaaaatataaaaaatgtgtattttttccttaaataaaagctacggaattacctaatatgattaacatatatatatatatgacaattaatgactatgaataataaaattttgataacaatttttgtatccttcttcattttttgttttattttatattattaaaaaataaacaatcatattaaccatataataaaaaaattagatttttttcttatatgttatattttaaatttttttaaatgactttaaataacgaaaatgaggaaaccttatatgttatattttattttttttaaatgactttaaattacaaaaatgaggaaaccttatattttatatttttttatatgttagtttttttttcttatatgttatattttgaattttttaaaacgactttaaattacaaaaatgtaagttttcatTAAGCATACGACTAAAAGCATTAAAATGATATGTATCAATTCAATGGTTGATCTGAaacctttcaaaaccatatggaagataaatgtcaaaataattcaactggGAAAATAATACTGTTCatttttttcaagaatgtgttcggtggaaaaaataatattattgtgtcataatttgtttaatgtccaatCTGATCAACCCATGATATATCAATTATAGTTTAGTtacacaatttttaataaaaattgattcgGTCCATCagaaagaaattatataataacaaaaaattgtatatgtataaataaaatgatcaaatatataaaaatattgtcaataatatatataaataaactcaTCATACGCAATAtgtatgtctttttttttttttttttttgtcatcaactttacagactcatattgactctgtgaaCCATATTGGGAGatattgatccatgtgaactacAAAAGACATTTCCTTCCTAGCGCTTCTAGCTAAGCTATCCGCCTTCTTGTTCTGTGTTCTTGGTATATAGATAATCTCTGCACTTGTAAAACTCTCTTTCAGGACGTgtatatcttccaaataacttgcaaacactggccattcttctggttccgaaaccatcttcaccagttgagaacaatccgtcgcAATTGTAACCTGAAATTTTCTTAAGTTTTTCATGCATTCCATAGCCCATAGTAAAGCTGCCATCTCTGCATGGAGAGGAGTGAGTGAAGCGCGGACATTCCTTGCTCCCATTAGTCCCGCAAATCCTTCTAATGTGCTGTACCACCCTTGACCTgagaaaatttcattttctttccaggatccatccgtaaaacaccatcttcctggaaTTGACGGAACAATAGTAGCCTCTATATGTGTcgtcctctttttatcattcaaTATTTGTGCCTCAGCCCATAGTTTTGATTCCGTTTCCGCCAGTTTAAGAGTATCCATAGGATCCACATCAACattactaaatattttattatttcttccTTTCGAGATATACCAaagtatccatgcaaactgatgatcctctATTTGTGAGACTACTCTCCAAAAGAGATGATCTATATTCACAAATAGAGAGCTTGTGGGGAACATAGCTGGATTTGTTGGGATCTTCGAAAGCGCTCATACCTGAAGTGCAGGGGGACATTCAAAAAAGACATGATTAATCGATTCCTCATCTACTCCACATCTTGGACAACATATATCTCCGGGTATCCCTCGCCTATGCAGATTTTTCTTAACGGCTATGTATCCTGTCACCAATTGccatagaaaatgtttaagtttCGGAACACACCTTATTTTCCAACAATATGCCTTCAAAATATCCACTGTGGGTCCAAACACTAATGGGGGTTTTTCCTTATCTGGGTATATCCTTTTAACTTGATATCCAGATTTACCcctatatttttcattatttgtGAAATACCATCCTTCATGGCCAGCCATCTGAGTTCTATTTAGTGGTATACTTTCTATCAATTTcacatcatgtgggtccaccaAAGCCCGTACGCAATATGTATGTCTTATTCTAGTTATTTAGTATTTATGTATTAGCTTACAATGATGTTCATAAAAAAAGGTATTAGCTTACAAAAAACTGCGCttcataaaaatgaaaacgCAATGTTAACCCACGACTATCATTAGGTTATTTATAGTATGTACATAATGAACACTGGGTAGACTTGCATTACTGTCCCTgaatataagatgttttagaaaacacacatattaagaaaatggtttttttttgtctagaagtatcattaaaactataaaataattgtattcaactaattataaaataaattattaaatttgattggttacacagtttttaataaagtaaaagttacctagaaaattgaaaacatcttatatattggaacatcaatttttttaaaacatcctATATTTAGAAACAGATGAAGTACATCTGATTAGAATTATCAGAGTGGATGAATGAAttcttttatgtttcttttttcctttgTATCTGCGTTTCTTTACTTTAAAACTGGTAATTTTTATTTGCAGTTTCCATTAATTAGTCACTGCTAATAATATACCCATTTCAAAATCTCAAATTAgttttttgttacttttttcTATGAGTAAATTGGcttaaaacccaaaaaaatggTGAAAAAATGGTAAAATTAGCAATCTATGATAAGATAAGTTTTGTGTCTATCAACGAAAATACCATGGCGTAAGATTTAGGGTAGTGGGGAAAAAATTGGGTATACGAAATACAATTTCACAAATATATTCATATTAACAGATGGGGCCCAAGACCCACAAGAGCCTACAAGCCCAAGGAAGAAAGAGATGTTTGCTGTTTTGTCTCTTACTGAAATACTAACTCAGAATACGAAGGTGCATATGAGTAAAAGAGTTTACACAGATATGATAGTTTGGTAAAGATACGAAGCTACTGTAGCGTAGGATAAGCCCATAGTCCACGAACAGCCTCATCCTCCGAATCACTTTCATCAGACGAACTCGTTGTCCCCAGTAAATAGTTAACAACCTGTGAAGAAACAAAACCCCCAAAGGCATATATAGATAACTTGCGCTACAAGAGCCACGAGAAACATTTCTTGAAGGAGAAAAAAGCTTATACCTGGTGAGTTAACATGAGGTCGAGTGGCTTCTTGCCTGATTTCAACCGACATTGTTTCTTCGGACATCTCAAGTTGTCGTGCCAAACAACGGAGTCGCAGTAACTGCAGTATCCCCGACCAGATCTTAACATCTTTGATGATTTATACACTGCACGGTTACGCAAAGCAAATGCATACTTTACGAATTGTACATAAAGAaagcgtttaaaaaaaaaaaaaaaaaagcgaaGATAAAACCCTTACAGATATATTCGTTCTTAAAGGCTTCTCTCCAGTCAATACCGGGATAAATATGAATCAAGACTTTGTGAGTAAAGTGAAGATCAAATAGTGAACGCCACAGAGAGCCTTCAGACGTTGCTTGGTTCCATGAGCTACAAGAATAATAACATATaagtaaaaaagaaagaaaaagactcTGCAAAAAAATATACTACAGGAGGAAGTAGTAGTACCGAGAGACTTGGGATGAGGAGAGTAAGGAATATAAATCAAGGAAACTGAAGATATGAACAAGGATATCTTGTGGAAGTGAAGGCAAATCTGGGGGAAAAAGAGGGATAATCTCAGGGTAATTAAAGAGGAGATTTACAGGAAGATAAGTAGAAAAACATACCTATATGTTCGTCATGGCTCTTAGTGCGTCTCTTAAGTGCTACTTTTGCCTGCTTAAACTCTACAATGGCTAAGTTCTTCTTCTGTTTAGGGAATGCTGATTCCACGCTCTTCACGAGAAGGTTAGCCGCTGAAACAGCAGCTGATGTGTTCATCCTAAATGAGAAACATCAATATAAATACATAAGCTGAAGCTGTTAGATAGAGGAGATGAAACATAGATTTCATGAAACCGAGAGATAGAATAAAGTGCACTTGATGAGTAGTCTGTCTCATTGTCAGATTCAAAGAAACAGAACATTCTAGCTTTATTAACAAGCAAATCGACGAAGCAAATGCTAAACGACAACGCATATGCAAAGAATCAATGAAGCCTGTAATCTATTACTGGTATTGAAATAAAGCCATTCGAAGAACAACTCCCTAAAAACCACAAATTAAGGCTTATTCCTCTGCTTCATGCTTGGTTGCTATTCTAGAATCAAAGAAAGTTGCCAACTTTGGTTTGCTTtttctaacaacatataaaggAACCATAAGACTGAATCATGTTCTGCTTCTTCAGGACAAAGCAAAGTTGCTAAAGTGTTatgttttagaaaagaaaaaaaacaacattctaccctttttaaacaaaacatttatttcTTGCAAATTATATAATCACCAATCAGACTCGATCAAAAAAAACATACCCAAATCATCAATGAGTTCATATTTCAGAGATGTAGAAGAAAAGCTTACTCGGGAAGAAGACGAAAGGCGGAGAGACAATCTCGAAAGATGAAAGCTTTGAGGTCTTTGGGTAATTGAGAGTAACCAAGATCTATAATGGAGCTCAGTTCATTGCAAGCAAATGGGTAGAGATGATTATTCGAGAGGGCTTCTGCTACCTTTAGATTTTGGTATCTCTTCGTATATTTTTCTTGAATCATCGTCTGGGGTTTGCTTTGATCATCTATCCCAGGTTTCATGTTTTGCGCAATTATTGTTCTCTTTTCTGCAGGCCTGGGAATTTAATCGAAGCCCGCCGGGCCCGCCCCATTTGACCCGCCACGGGGGTGGGGATCGAGCGTTTTGAAAAAATCAAGTCGCGGGTGCGAGTGCGGGCTAAAACTATTTTCTGCGGTGCAGGTACCGCCAAAacgcaaaataaaataaaaaataatttttttttgaaaaatacgattttttttagaaaaataattatttaaaaaaaaataattaaattttttaaaaaataattaaaatttttagaaaaataatataaataattacttataaatatattattttatagaaaaactaactaaataattatttttttaattaaaaatataatccgCGGGTCCCGCGATTTACCCGCAAAATAAAGTGGGACTGGTGCGGATATTGGTTTATTTCTTTGCAGGTTGAGCATATcaaaattttaactaaaaaaaaagaatcgatCCGCGAGGTGGCGGATCGTGCGAGGCGAATTGACCCGCGAACCCAGACTTACTTTTCTGACAATTTGGTTTGTCAAACCGGTACCAGTTgagtatagttttttttgttttgttttggatcAATATCTAAATCTTGCCTCGTATAAAAATTATGTAACCAAATATTGTGCAACAATTTTACCAACAAAACTAATGAATTATCGGAACAAAGAAAGGTTGTGTTATTTAGTTCCCTGAGACGGATCagatatttagaatattttgagatatccggatccgtaaaATTGCTATTCGGATCCGGATCCGGGCTCTCCGGATATCCGAGGTTAGGATATCCGGACTAAAATCCGAATACCCGCGGATGTCTAGATCCTgatccttttttaaaaaattaaaaattaaattaaaaactagctaattaaaatgatttatttatttagcctattaattttttaaatgaaaaattattgtaaatgaataaaaaaaattaaaaatcattattttatataaaaattatatatagtatacatatataaatataattaaattttaaataaatagtaagTTCGGATTCGGATATCCGGACCTAAAATTTCATTATTTGGATCCATTGAATCCCTAAAATGAAGATCAAGATCCGGATCCGGACTCCCCGGATATCCGTTTTTCAGATCGGATCGGAGCAAATCTCAGATCGGATAACGGATCTCGGATATAAGTTCTATGCCTAATGATGGCcactataaatataattttataaaatattttagatatatttgtaatttgattttttataaaaatattatatatatatatatatttaattattattcataaaataaaataacaccaattattttctatttttatccATCAGTAAAAAAATTAGCCATAAATAAAAGCTCTAATCAAAGTTAAATTTGAGTATAATTTTTTAGGTATTTTccttactattaaaataaataattcaacAACTAATTTATAGAGAAAAATGGTCTATTTGGACTTGAACAATTTTCATCATGTTAAATATGACTCGAACAAAAGTCTATTGATGAAATATGATCTCATCATAATTCTAATTCAAACTAGGCGAACTCGTAactataaaaccaaaaaaaagaagattttgaTTAGCTTAGAGTTAATCAACCGTAAAAGGTGTATGAGTCAGTTATCACTATGACATGATAAAGTTTCAATAGCTTAACAAAATGAAGTTGTTTTGCCTATTGACGCAAACAACGTCGTTTTGTGTCGTCTTTAAATAACATCTTACCTCTTCTTCCCCATTTTGTTCGACATAAACCAACAAAGACTCTAAAATTGTGAATTCGATATTGTATAAACTCAGTGTTAATGTGCTCGTGAAGGTAATTTATAATCATCTTTATGTATGTTTATAACTGATCGAACATGCATTGATGGACACGACTTTGTTTGATTGTGATGGAGTTTTCAATTGGAGAAATGGGAGATCGAGGAAAAGGTATTCCTAGAGCTGTAGACGTAAAGACGCTATGGTGATGAGGAGagtgctgttcgtttggttgccgcagccATCTGCGGCTGTGGCTGCGGCTgcgtcaattttttttttcaaatcttgTTCGTGCTGTTACTGCGTTTAGACGCTGCGTCCAAACGCTACGTCTGGTGTCTACAAAATCTGGACGCCAGAATTATCAGCGACTGAGTAAAAAAAAACTGCGTTTACTTACTGTATGTACGATTTTACCCTTGACCTAATTCATTATTTGCAAAAAACATAACTAATAGACGCAGTTGCTCTATCTTTCTTCAATAAACACATCTCAAACTCCATTGACGCATCTCAAGCTCTGACGAACTCCATGATGCATCTTCGAGCTCCAACATCTCTGAGCTCTCTCTCGATCTACCCATCTCCGAGCTATCTCTCTCTTTGTGGTAACTTTCTCTGTTTGGTTTAACTCTCTCTCGATCTACCCATCTCCGAGCTATCTCTCTCTTTGTGGTAACTTTCTCTGTTTGttttaactctctctctctgagctctctctctctctctctctctttgataGTTGGTCTCTGTTCTAAACATTGAACATATCAGATTCACACTCTTTTAACGACCCTCAGACCCTCTCAAGGTTAATCTTAAGGTATGTTGGTCTGGGTTGTTTTTGCCATGTCTTGATGTTTCCTTGTCTGTTTTTCTCTTATGATTATTGTTCTTTGTAAACATGCACTTGCTTATTGCTTATTGTTCTTTGTAAACCACTAATGAGCATCTAGTATGAACGTTCATTTGATGTTGGTCTTATCTTCACTATCATATGGCATCTTTGGACTGCATTAGGGCTTGTGTTGAAACAACTTGTGCAGTTAACATCAACGGTTTCAATGTCATGATATGAGTTagtctttctttatttttgtttggttttatttgGGTAAACTCCCGAACAGCTTCGTATGTTCTATAGCTTTGTTATGATCGTGCTCTTTCAAGTCGATAGAGTTGTTTGTTCAATGACTTCTTACGTGAACTTTTAATGTTGTGTAGGAAAAACCACTTGCAGAGTAAGAACCTCATTGACCTCAATGAGCTTCTTAGAGAGTTTGACTTTGACTATTTGCAGCTGCCTATCGCTCTATAGCTTGGTCAGTAGTAATTGACTATGTTCTGAGTGGAAGTGT includes the following:
- the LOC103844763 gene encoding F-box protein At5g52880 — its product is MKPGIDDQSKPQTMIQEKYTKRYQNLKVAEALSNNHLYPFACNELSSIIDLGYSQLPKDLKAFIFRDCLSAFRLLPEMNTSAAVSAANLLVKSVESAFPKQKKNLAIVEFKQAKVALKRRTKSHDEHIDLPSLPQDILVHIFSFLDLYSLLSSSQVSRSWNQATSEGSLWRSLFDLHFTHKVLIHIYPGIDWREAFKNEYILYKSSKMLRSGRGYCSYCDSVVWHDNLRCPKKQCRLKSGKKPLDLMLTHQVVNYLLGTTSSSDESDSEDEAVRGLWAYPTLQ